Proteins co-encoded in one Scomber scombrus chromosome 14, fScoSco1.1, whole genome shotgun sequence genomic window:
- the LOC133993609 gene encoding odorant receptor 131-2-like, whose translation MSFAIRSQTNITVGLQYWGVLELILFSAPITVPCCVFLFINGIMLFTLRSKSVFRETSRYILLYNLLFADTVQMALAQLLYLLSVSRIWMTYPVCGVIAMLTELTNEISPLTLGLMSLERYVAVCYPLRHATIITIRNTGVAITVVWGFSSLNVLIRVILLLEFPFEELESLQMKDRCSDIAMFLGPMSDHYDKAYACFLFLSAGVTITCSYIGVMIAARSASTNKASAHKTRNTLLLHLVQLCLSLLSAVNDPLIIALSKILDRASIVRIHTILYMCIILLPRCLSALIYGIRDQTIRPILMYYLCCRLKLPRLGSQPR comes from the coding sequence ATGTCATTTGCAATTCGATCTCAGACCAACATCACTGTTGGACTCCAATACTGGGGAGTACTGGAACTTATATTGTTTTCTGCTCCAATTACAGTGCCatgctgtgtgtttctcttcattAATGGGATCATGCTGTTCACTTTGAGGAGTAAATCTGTGTTTAGAGAAACCTCCCGTTACATTCTTCTATATAACTTACTTTTTGCAGACACTGTACAGATGGCACTAGCCCAGTTACTGTATCTTCTGTCTGTTAGTAGAATATGGATGACTTATCCTGTATGTGGTGTTATTGCCATGCTTACTGAGCTTACAAATGAAATTTCTCCTCTCACACTGGGGTTGATGTCTCTGGAGAGATATGTAGCTGTGTGCTACCCACTGAGGCACGCTACTATCATCACCATCAGAAACACAGGGGTGGCTATCACTGTGGTTTGGGGGTTCAGTTCACTAAATGTTCTCATTCGAGTTATTTTGCTGTTAGAGTTTCCATTTGAAGAACTGGAGAGCCTGCAGATGAAAGACCGTTGCTCTGACATAGCTATGTTTCTTGGCCCAATGTCTGATCACTATGACAAAGCCTATGCTTGCTTTCTGTTTCTATCAGCTGGTGTGACAATAACTTGTTCCTATATTGGAGTGATGATAGCAGCCAGGTCGGCCTCCACAAACAAAGCTTCAGCCCATAAGACTCgtaacacactgctgctgcatctggTGCAGCTATGCCTCAGTCTCCTGTCAGCTGTAAATGACCCACTGATTATTGCTCTCTCAAAAATCCTAGACAGAGCATCAATTGTGCGTATCCATACTATTCTTTATATGTGTATTATCCTTCTCCCAAGATGTCTGAGTGCTCTAATCTATGGCATCAGAGACCAGACCATCAGACCCATCCTCATGTACTATCTGTGCTGTCGATTGAAACTGCCAAGGCTGGGGTCTCAGCCTAggtga
- the LOC133993610 gene encoding odorant receptor 131-2-like, protein MSNASQSQTTTTIGRGLLERAIFSTLTTVPCCVFLLINVIMLFTLRSKPVFRETSRYILLYNLLFADTLQMAQSQLMYILAFCRLRLIYPVCGFLVMLANVITDISPLTLVVMSLERYVAVCYPLRHATIITTRNTGVAIGVIWTFSSLNVFIQVLLLLDFPFEELESLQIEGLCSDVAMLLGPMSEHYDKAYACFLFISAGVTITCSYIGVMIAARSASTDKASAEKARNTLLLHLVQLGLSLSSAIHNPLLVAVSKVLDRIMTVRIQIVLYVCIMLLPRCLSALIYGIRDQTIRPILVYHLCCRLKLRAKAEVSP, encoded by the coding sequence atgtcaaatgcttCTCAGTCTCAGACCACCACCACTATTGGACGGGGGTTACTAGAAAGAGCAATATTTTCCACTCTGACTACCGTACCATGCTGTGTGTTCCTCTTAATTAATGTGATCATGCTTTTCACCTTGAGGAGTAAACCTGTGTTTCGTGAGACCTCCCGTTACATTCTTCTGTATAACCTCCTTTTTGCAGACACCTTACAGATGGCACAGAGTCAGTTAATGTATATTCTGGCTTTTTGTAGATTAAGACTGATTTATCCTGTATGCGGTTTTCTTGTCATGCTCGCCAATGTTATAACTGATATCTCTCCCCTCACACTGGTAGTGATGTCTCTGGAGAGGTATGTAGCTGTGTGCTACCCACTGAGGCACGctaccatcatcaccaccagaAACACAGGGGTGGCGATTGGTGTAATTTGGACATTCAGTTCTCTAAATGTTTTCATCCAAGTTCTTTTGCTGTTAGATTTTCCATTTGAAGAACTGGAGAGCCTGCAGATTGAAGGCCTTTGCTCTGATGTAGCCATGTTGCTTGGCCCAATGTCTGAACATTATGACAAAGCCTATGCTTGCTTTCTGTTTATATCAGCTGGTGTGACAATAACTTGCTCCTATATTGGTGTGATGATAGCAGCCAGGTCGGCCTCCACAGACAAAGCTTCTGCTGAAAAAGCTCGTAATACATTGCTGCTGCATCTGGTGCAGCTGGGCCTCAGTCTCTCGTCAGCTATACACAACCCATTGCTTGTAGCTGTCTCAAAAGTCCTTGACAGGATAATGACTGTCCGCATCCAAATTGTcctttatgtgtgtattatgcTACTCCCCAGATGTCTAAGTGCTCTCATCTATGGTATCAGAGACCAAACCATCAGACCCATCCTTGTATACCATTTATGCTGTAGACTGAAACTGAGAGCCAAGGCTGAGGTCTCACCTTAA
- the LOC133993611 gene encoding odorant receptor 131-2-like: MSNASQSQTTTTTGRGLLERAILSTLTTVPCCVFLLINVIMLFTLRSKPVFRETSRYILLYNLLFADTLQMAQGQLMYILAFCRLRLTYPVCGFLVMLANVITKISPLTLVVMSLERYVAVCYPLRHATIITTRNTGVAIGVIWTFCSLNVFIQVLLLLEFPFEELESLQIEGPCSDVAMLLGPMSDHYDKAYACFLFISAGVTITCSYIGVMIAARSASTDKASAEKARNTLLLHLVQLGLSLSSTIANPLLVAVSKVLDRIMTVRIQIVLYVCIILLPRCLSALIYGIRDQTIRPILVYHLCCRLKLRAKAEVSP, encoded by the coding sequence atgtcaaatgcttCTCAGTCTCAGACCACCACCACTACTGGACGGGGGTTATTAGAAAGAGCAATACTTTCCACCCTGACTACCGTACCATGCTGTGTGTTCCTCTTAATTAATGTGATCATGCTTTTCACCTTGAGGAGTAAACCTGTGTTTCGTGAGACCTCCCGTTACATTCTTCTGTATAACCTCCTTTTTGCAGACACCTTACAGATGGCACAGGGTCAGTTAATGTATATTCTGGCTTTTTGTAGATTAAGACTGACTTATCCTGTATGCGGTTTTCTTGTCATGCTCGCCAATGTTATAACTAAAATCTCTCCCCTCACACTGGTAGTGATGTCTCTGGAGAGGTATGTAGCTGTGTGCTACCCACTGAGGCACGctaccatcatcaccaccagaAACACAGGGGTGGCGATTGGTGTAATTTGGACATTCTGTTCCTTAAATGTTTTCATCCAAGTTCTTTTGCTGTTAGAATTTCCATTTGAAGAACTGGAGAGCCTGCAGATTGAAGGCCCTTGCTCTGATGTAGCCATGCTGCTTGGCCCAATGTCTGATCATTATGACAAAGCCTATGCTTGCTTTCTGTTTATATCAGCTGGTGTGACAATAACTTGCTCCTATATTGGTGTGATGATAGCAGCCAGGTCGGCCTCCACAGACAAAGCTTCTGCTGAAAAAGCTCGTAATACATTGCTGCTGCATCTGGTGCAGCTGGGCCTCAGTCTCTCCTCAACTATAGCCAACCCATTGCTTGTAGCTGTCTCAAAAGTCCTTGACAGGATAATGACTGTCCGCATCCAAATTGTcctttatgtgtgtattatcCTCCTCCCCAGATGTCTAAGTGCTCTCATCTATGGTATCAGAGACCAAACCATCAGACCCATCCTTGTATACCATTTATGCTGTAGACTGAAACTGAGAGCCAAGGCTGAGGTCTCACCTTAA